In one Leptogranulimonas caecicola genomic region, the following are encoded:
- a CDS encoding N-acetylglucosamine kinase yields MPVIAVDGGGTRCRFAVMDARGSQLAYLETATCHPGQIGLEAMGERLSAGARRVCAEADVSLADCVVSLGLAGYGPGRQRPLDQAVRQGLGDARSLLVISDAEAARLGALEGAEGLLLVAGTGSICTGVIDGAWVRAGGWGFMLGDEGSGAWLGKAAASYVLRAADGGAEKDQPLEDRLCEALDIQKPQDLVERLAQAADARRLLGTLAPVLMGLASEGDRAAGSLVEQAACQLASLVSGCLRQAEPQQSVACSYTGGLFSAGALLLEPLKARLDKRVRLVAPRHSPLYGAWLNARMTLGELAL; encoded by the coding sequence ATGCCTGTGATCGCTGTGGACGGCGGGGGAACCCGCTGCCGCTTCGCTGTAATGGACGCCCGGGGCTCCCAGCTGGCCTATCTGGAGACTGCCACCTGCCATCCCGGCCAGATCGGCCTTGAGGCCATGGGCGAGCGCCTGTCTGCCGGAGCCAGAAGGGTCTGTGCCGAGGCGGACGTGTCTCTGGCTGACTGCGTGGTCTCTTTGGGGCTCGCCGGCTATGGGCCTGGGCGCCAGCGGCCCTTGGATCAGGCGGTGCGCCAAGGACTGGGCGATGCCCGCTCGCTGTTGGTGATCAGCGATGCCGAGGCCGCACGCCTGGGCGCCCTGGAAGGCGCAGAGGGTCTGCTGCTGGTGGCTGGCACCGGCTCCATCTGCACGGGCGTCATCGACGGAGCCTGGGTGCGCGCTGGCGGCTGGGGCTTCATGCTGGGCGACGAGGGCTCGGGAGCCTGGCTGGGCAAAGCCGCAGCCAGCTACGTCTTGAGGGCCGCAGATGGGGGTGCCGAGAAGGACCAACCCCTGGAAGACCGGCTCTGCGAGGCCTTGGACATCCAAAAGCCTCAGGACCTGGTAGAGCGCCTGGCTCAGGCAGCAGACGCTCGACGCCTGCTGGGCACTCTGGCGCCCGTGCTGATGGGGCTGGCATCCGAGGGCGACCGAGCGGCAGGCTCCCTGGTGGAGCAAGCGGCCTGCCAGCTGGCGTCGCTGGTCTCCGGCTGCCTGCGCCAGGCTGAGCCCCAACAGAGCGTAGCCTGCTCCTACACAGGGGGCCTTTTCTCGGCAGGGGCACTGTTGTTGGAGCCCCTCAAGGCCCGGCTGGACAAGCGCGTGCGCCTGGTGGCCCCACGCCACAGCCCGCTCTATGGGGCCTGGCTCAACGCCCGGATGACGCTGGGGGAGCTGGCGCTCTAG
- a CDS encoding glycoside hydrolase family 1 protein — MARELLWGGATASSQYEGGFRAGGKGLDTQDVRPWKPRTSNATCETRLLTAQAVKAAKRDLEAGQGNYPFTRGTEGFSHLQEDIDLLRELGIDIYRFSISWARLFPEGDEAEPNPEGLAYYDRVFEAVKAAGMKTFLTLTHYAVPLHLVEAYGGWTNRRLIDLYERYARVVFERWGQMIDYYLPFNEINAGYFSPWNGVGLLKPEDGPYDQSQVFSSLHHQFVASARVIRAQRQICPEAQSGCMVAAFCYYPYSCSPKDNWVKFHDEQVNVWYPVDVLANGIQPYYMDAFYRDHHITVDIRDEDLELFAKYSCDFVSFSYYSSSVLAAEGNGEQTAGNLVCSLKNPYLEASEWGWQIDPEGLRTQLNAFYDRTHKPVFVSECGFGARDTVEADGQIHDPYRIQYLKRHFEQILLAQQDGVDVLGFILWGVIDIVSAGSCEMSKRYGVVYVDADDAGQGTYRRLKKDSFAWYQRYIQSYHDDFKARGAALP, encoded by the coding sequence ATGGCTCGCGAGCTTCTTTGGGGCGGCGCCACCGCCTCGTCGCAGTATGAAGGCGGCTTCAGGGCAGGGGGCAAAGGGCTGGACACCCAGGACGTGCGCCCTTGGAAGCCCCGCACCTCCAACGCCACCTGTGAGACCCGCCTGCTTACCGCCCAAGCGGTCAAGGCTGCCAAGCGCGACCTTGAGGCAGGCCAGGGAAACTACCCGTTCACCCGAGGCACCGAGGGCTTTAGCCACCTGCAGGAGGACATCGACCTACTGCGCGAGCTGGGCATCGACATCTATCGGTTCTCCATCAGCTGGGCCAGGCTCTTCCCTGAAGGGGACGAGGCTGAGCCTAATCCTGAGGGCCTGGCCTATTACGACCGGGTCTTTGAGGCCGTGAAGGCTGCGGGCATGAAGACCTTCCTCACGCTCACCCACTATGCGGTGCCGCTGCACCTGGTGGAGGCCTACGGGGGCTGGACCAACCGCCGCCTCATCGACCTCTACGAGCGCTATGCCCGGGTGGTCTTTGAGCGTTGGGGGCAGATGATCGACTACTACCTGCCCTTCAACGAGATCAATGCCGGCTACTTCTCGCCCTGGAACGGCGTGGGGCTCCTAAAGCCCGAGGACGGCCCCTACGACCAGTCCCAGGTCTTCTCAAGCCTGCACCACCAGTTTGTGGCCAGCGCCCGGGTCATCCGCGCCCAGCGCCAGATCTGCCCTGAGGCTCAGTCGGGCTGCATGGTGGCGGCCTTCTGCTACTACCCCTACAGCTGCTCGCCCAAAGACAACTGGGTGAAGTTCCACGACGAGCAGGTTAACGTCTGGTATCCGGTGGACGTGCTCGCCAACGGGATCCAGCCCTACTACATGGACGCCTTCTACAGGGACCACCACATCACCGTGGATATCCGCGACGAGGACCTGGAGCTCTTTGCCAAGTACTCCTGCGACTTTGTGAGCTTCTCCTACTACTCCAGCTCGGTGCTTGCCGCCGAGGGCAACGGCGAGCAAACGGCCGGCAACCTGGTGTGCAGCCTCAAGAACCCCTATCTTGAGGCCAGCGAGTGGGGCTGGCAGATCGACCCAGAGGGCCTGCGCACCCAGCTCAACGCCTTCTATGACCGCACCCATAAGCCGGTCTTTGTGAGCGAGTGCGGCTTTGGGGCCCGCGACACCGTGGAGGCCGACGGCCAGATCCACGACCCCTACCGCATTCAGTACCTTAAGCGGCATTTCGAACAGATCCTTCTGGCTCAGCAAGACGGCGTGGACGTGTTGGGCTTCATCCTCTGGGGCGTCATCGACATCGTGAGCGCAGGCTCCTGCGAGATGTCCAAGCGCTATGGCGTGGTCTATGTAGACGCCGACGATGCCGGCCAGGGGACCTACCGACGCCTTAAGAAGGACAGCTTCGCCTGGTACCAGCGCTATATCCAGAGCTATCACGACGACTTCAAGGCTCGTGGGGCCGCATTGCCCTAA
- a CDS encoding MurR/RpiR family transcriptional regulator yields MAINGTNFRLEEYRRYASRTEAAVIDFVIGHIEEATDMTIRQLADASGTSISTIMRLLQKLGYSGYREFKSALIYDLAARRRSERSTLGDVAPGDSTRSIIHKTCARSIRAIDATEGTLDIPALEEAARLLEQARTVALFGMGASQLVAQDLSLKLLRANIFCLCFEDWHAQLTAAKNLTEKDVAVAFSYSGRTQEVIKCAQTATAAGAPLIAITSVAESPDLARCANVVLGVAASEHGLRSGAMASRIAQLTVIDILFTTLAARNYQRTTQLFARNYYEQG; encoded by the coding sequence ATGGCCATCAACGGCACCAACTTCAGGCTTGAGGAGTACCGGCGCTACGCCAGCCGCACCGAGGCGGCCGTCATCGACTTTGTCATAGGTCACATCGAAGAGGCCACCGATATGACCATCCGCCAGCTGGCCGACGCCAGCGGCACCTCCATCTCCACCATCATGCGGCTTTTGCAAAAGCTGGGCTACTCGGGCTATCGGGAGTTCAAAAGCGCCCTCATCTACGATTTGGCCGCCCGCCGCCGCTCCGAGCGATCCACCCTGGGCGACGTGGCGCCCGGCGACTCCACCCGCTCCATCATCCATAAGACTTGCGCCCGCTCCATCCGCGCCATCGACGCCACCGAGGGCACCCTGGACATCCCTGCCCTGGAAGAGGCGGCCCGGCTCCTGGAGCAAGCCCGGACAGTGGCGCTCTTTGGCATGGGCGCCTCTCAGCTGGTGGCCCAGGACCTCTCCCTCAAGCTCCTGAGAGCCAACATCTTCTGCCTGTGCTTCGAGGATTGGCACGCCCAGCTCACCGCAGCCAAGAACCTTACCGAGAAGGACGTGGCCGTCGCCTTCTCCTACTCGGGGCGGACTCAGGAGGTCATCAAGTGCGCCCAGACCGCCACGGCGGCCGGGGCCCCGCTCATCGCCATCACCAGTGTGGCAGAGAGCCCTGACCTGGCTCGCTGCGCCAACGTAGTCCTAGGGGTGGCTGCCAGCGAGCATGGGCTGCGCAGTGGCGCCATGGCCAGCCGCATCGCCCAGCTCACCGTCATCGACATCCTGTTCACCACTCTGGCTGCCCGTAACTACCAGCGCACCACCCAGCTGTTCGCCAGAAACTACTACGAGCAAGGCTAG
- a CDS encoding ribose-phosphate diphosphokinase yields MNLDQDLNKLTPMVKRFKLYSGSSNPGLAQRIADDLGVELSGLLLEKFANGEIYARFDESVRGADVFFIQSIVGTNVNDMLMETLIAADAARRASCRTFTAVIPHYGYARQDRKAAPREPITARLVANLLETAGVDRVVTLDLHQNQIQGFFDIPVNHLTALPLFGNYYNAMGFDTDNLVVVSPDVGRAKAAKKLSDMLGCSLAIAHKGRPRHNQAAVTGIIGDIEGKTCIVNDDMIDTAGTLCAGVTELKKMGAGDIYVCATHGIFSGPGVQRIEEAPIVECVVTDAVPLDPTCHDDKIKVISVADEFAECIQRIYNEISVSGMFGADMNL; encoded by the coding sequence ATGAACTTGGATCAGGACCTCAACAAGCTCACGCCCATGGTAAAACGCTTCAAGCTCTATTCGGGCTCAAGCAATCCCGGGCTTGCCCAGCGCATCGCCGACGACCTTGGTGTCGAGCTTTCCGGCCTGCTGCTCGAGAAATTTGCCAACGGCGAGATCTATGCTCGCTTTGATGAGTCGGTACGTGGCGCAGACGTCTTCTTCATCCAGTCTATCGTGGGCACCAACGTCAACGACATGCTCATGGAGACCCTCATCGCAGCCGATGCGGCCCGCAGGGCTTCTTGCCGCACCTTCACCGCAGTAATCCCCCACTACGGCTATGCGCGCCAAGACCGCAAAGCCGCCCCTCGCGAACCCATCACCGCCCGCCTGGTAGCCAACCTGCTGGAGACCGCCGGCGTCGACCGCGTGGTCACGCTGGACCTGCATCAAAACCAGATCCAAGGCTTCTTTGACATCCCGGTGAACCACCTCACCGCCCTGCCTCTCTTTGGCAACTACTACAACGCCATGGGCTTCGACACCGACAACCTGGTGGTAGTCTCCCCCGACGTGGGCCGCGCCAAGGCAGCCAAGAAGCTCTCTGACATGCTGGGCTGCTCGCTGGCCATCGCCCACAAGGGCCGTCCTCGCCACAACCAGGCCGCCGTCACGGGCATCATCGGCGACATCGAGGGCAAGACCTGCATCGTCAACGACGACATGATCGACACCGCAGGCACCCTATGCGCCGGTGTGACAGAGCTCAAGAAGATGGGCGCCGGCGACATCTATGTATGCGCCACCCATGGCATCTTCTCGGGCCCCGGCGTCCAACGCATCGAGGAAGCCCCCATCGTGGAGTGCGTGGTCACCGACGCCGTGCCACTGGACCCCACCTGCCATGACGACAAGATCAAGGTCATCTCTGTGGCTGACGAGTTTGCCGAGTGCATCCAGCGCATCTACAACGAGATCTCTGTCTCTGGCATGTTTGGCGCCGACATGAACCTGTAG
- the glmU gene encoding bifunctional UDP-N-acetylglucosamine diphosphorylase/glucosamine-1-phosphate N-acetyltransferase GlmU: METTAIVLAAGEGTRMKSKHPKVAHKMLGRPLVRWAVEAAKQAGAQRAIAVIGNGASEVREILAGEHVECVLQQERLGTGHALRVALDQANVESGCVVILYGDTPLVEPATINALSQKVIQEGYAAAVLTMEPQDPTGYGRILFDENGAVAAIIEHKDCTPKQQEELRECNSGIYAFDGRLLKAHVGEITNDNAQGEYYITDMVEILNRAGERVVTVHVDDDTELLGVNSRRQLAEATKIMQRRINGRLMDAGVTMLDPECVWVGPEVTVGRDTELLPGTFLWGSTAIGEDCVVGPNTRLTDTQVGNGCTIDETVAQDVVIENQVECGPRAYLRPGTHMLDHSKAGTHVEIKKSTIGQGSKVPHLSYIGDTTMGEGVNVGAGSITCNYDGYSKHATTIGDHAFIGSNTMMVAPVAIGEGALTGAASCIVEDVPAGDLGIARARQVNVEGYAAKRAAAHETH, translated from the coding sequence ATGGAAACTACTGCCATCGTCTTAGCCGCTGGCGAAGGTACCCGTATGAAATCCAAACATCCCAAGGTAGCTCACAAGATGCTGGGGCGCCCTTTGGTGAGGTGGGCGGTAGAGGCTGCAAAGCAAGCTGGCGCCCAGCGCGCCATCGCCGTCATCGGCAATGGCGCCAGCGAGGTGAGAGAGATCCTCGCCGGCGAGCATGTGGAATGCGTGCTGCAGCAAGAACGTCTAGGAACCGGCCACGCCCTCCGCGTCGCATTGGACCAAGCCAATGTAGAGAGCGGATGCGTGGTTATTTTATATGGCGACACTCCCCTGGTAGAGCCTGCCACTATCAACGCCCTGTCTCAAAAGGTGATTCAAGAGGGCTATGCGGCAGCGGTGCTCACCATGGAGCCGCAAGACCCCACCGGCTATGGTCGTATCCTCTTTGACGAGAACGGCGCGGTGGCCGCCATCATCGAGCACAAAGATTGCACGCCAAAGCAGCAAGAAGAGCTGCGGGAGTGCAACTCGGGCATCTATGCCTTCGACGGGAGGCTGCTTAAGGCCCACGTGGGCGAGATCACCAATGACAACGCCCAGGGCGAGTACTACATCACCGACATGGTGGAGATCTTGAACCGTGCCGGCGAGCGCGTGGTGACCGTTCATGTGGATGACGACACAGAGCTTCTGGGAGTGAACTCCCGGCGTCAGCTGGCAGAGGCAACCAAGATCATGCAGAGGCGCATCAACGGCCGCCTGATGGATGCTGGCGTCACTATGCTGGACCCTGAGTGCGTGTGGGTAGGGCCCGAGGTCACCGTAGGCCGCGACACCGAGCTGTTACCGGGCACCTTCCTGTGGGGTTCCACCGCCATTGGCGAAGACTGTGTTGTGGGCCCCAATACCCGCCTCACCGATACCCAGGTGGGCAACGGCTGCACCATCGACGAGACGGTTGCACAAGACGTGGTCATCGAGAACCAGGTGGAGTGCGGCCCTCGCGCCTATCTGCGCCCGGGCACCCACATGCTGGACCATTCCAAGGCAGGCACCCACGTGGAGATCAAGAAATCCACCATTGGCCAAGGATCCAAGGTGCCCCATCTCTCCTACATTGGCGATACCACCATGGGCGAGGGCGTCAATGTGGGCGCCGGCTCCATTACCTGCAATTATGACGGCTACTCCAAGCATGCCACCACCATTGGAGACCATGCGTTCATTGGCTCCAACACCATGATGGTCGCCCCTGTAGCCATTGGCGAAGGCGCCCTCACCGGCGCCGCCAGCTGCATTGTCGAAGACGTCCCTGCAGGAGACCTAGGCATCGCCCGGGCCCGCCAGGTCAATGTCGAAGGGTACGCTGCCAAGCGCGCCGCCGCTCACGAGACTCATTAA
- a CDS encoding peptidoglycan-binding domain-containing protein produces MEPIHEGMSGIAVEDIQDRLVSLGYTIDAAEREGDLFGPSTASAVARFRADHSLAAGDAVDTDTWSELVDECYHMGDRTLYLRLPNFHGNDVRTVQTALSILGFPCGAVDGYFGAHTEAAVKQFQENVGMFADGMCFQDTFKALWRLYHVWGGKEANVPPDPMGIGFARAASVLEESSIALFASDPVGRTVASRIWNLASATSENSGLMLLNDGSEIPEGATAIFELVCEAPAPEPGITTVRIDEATDLPRRIRTSYAASRHKPPYVRIELPASASAYDGTFTANSAQTIAGLILDGICAAFDEQN; encoded by the coding sequence ATGGAACCCATCCACGAGGGGATGAGCGGCATAGCCGTAGAAGACATTCAAGACCGTTTGGTCTCTTTGGGCTATACCATCGACGCTGCTGAGCGTGAGGGGGACCTCTTTGGCCCTTCCACCGCCAGCGCTGTGGCACGTTTCAGAGCCGATCATTCGTTGGCCGCCGGTGACGCGGTGGACACCGACACCTGGTCTGAGCTGGTGGACGAGTGCTACCACATGGGCGACCGCACGCTCTACCTTCGCCTCCCCAACTTCCATGGCAACGATGTGCGCACTGTGCAGACCGCCCTTTCCATCCTGGGCTTTCCCTGCGGAGCGGTTGACGGTTACTTTGGCGCCCACACCGAGGCCGCAGTGAAGCAGTTCCAAGAGAACGTGGGCATGTTCGCAGATGGCATGTGCTTCCAAGATACCTTCAAGGCCCTCTGGCGTCTCTACCATGTGTGGGGCGGCAAGGAGGCCAATGTTCCCCCCGATCCCATGGGCATTGGCTTTGCTCGAGCGGCCTCCGTCCTTGAGGAGAGCTCCATCGCGCTGTTCGCCTCTGATCCGGTAGGTCGCACAGTTGCCAGCCGCATTTGGAATCTGGCGAGCGCCACCAGCGAGAACTCCGGGCTCATGTTGCTCAACGACGGTTCTGAGATTCCCGAGGGGGCCACTGCCATTTTCGAGCTGGTATGTGAAGCCCCCGCACCCGAGCCCGGTATCACCACGGTTCGCATAGATGAAGCCACCGATCTTCCCCGCCGCATTCGCACCTCCTATGCAGCCAGCCGCCACAAGCCGCCCTATGTGCGCATCGAGCTGCCAGCGTCTGCCAGCGCCTATGACGGCACCTTTACCGCCAACAGCGCCCAAACCATCGCCGGCCTTATCCTAGACGGCATCTGCGCCGCCTTTGACGAGCAGAACTAG
- a CDS encoding polyprenyl synthetase family protein: MDFESPAPRTGADDNPFAIYVASQRDAIDSELAGCYALSFNPDVKRYLTRPLQDFCAHGGKRVRPALVLLSAECLGGSRAAALPAGAAIEQFQTAALIHDDIADESDTRRGLPAMHITQGAGLAINDGDYALVESFSSVLEDERIDDSHKLLVLTEISEMMLRTVEGQALDLGWARDGRWDLDVEDYLAMATLKTAYYSAGSPLAIGAILSNANNEVVEELRQAGLDAGLAFQIKDDLLNLYGNPEVVGKDYRGDITEGKRTFCALWAISQGTQEQRESLVSILSSHTADPAQLEEAVHIMEEAGAIRRASQTAQDYAQRAQKRLEGLDLADTPAKKALLAMPSFFVDRKI, translated from the coding sequence ATGGACTTTGAGAGTCCCGCGCCCCGCACCGGCGCCGATGACAATCCCTTTGCCATCTATGTGGCTTCTCAGCGCGATGCCATCGACAGCGAGCTGGCCGGCTGCTATGCCCTCTCCTTCAACCCTGACGTGAAGCGCTACCTCACTCGCCCCCTGCAGGACTTTTGCGCCCATGGCGGCAAGCGCGTGCGCCCTGCGTTGGTGCTTTTGTCGGCAGAATGCCTAGGCGGCTCCAGGGCCGCCGCCCTGCCTGCAGGCGCAGCCATCGAACAGTTCCAGACGGCAGCCCTGATCCATGACGACATCGCCGACGAGTCTGACACCCGGCGCGGCCTGCCTGCCATGCACATCACCCAGGGCGCTGGGCTTGCCATCAACGACGGCGACTATGCCTTAGTTGAGAGCTTTAGCTCAGTATTAGAAGATGAGCGCATTGATGACAGCCACAAGCTCTTGGTGCTCACCGAGATCTCCGAGATGATGCTTCGCACCGTCGAGGGCCAGGCACTGGATTTGGGATGGGCGAGAGACGGCCGCTGGGACCTTGACGTCGAGGATTACCTGGCCATGGCCACCCTTAAGACCGCCTATTACTCTGCCGGCTCGCCGCTGGCCATTGGCGCCATCCTCTCAAACGCCAACAATGAGGTGGTCGAAGAGCTGCGGCAGGCAGGCCTAGATGCAGGTCTTGCCTTCCAGATCAAAGACGATCTCCTTAACCTCTACGGCAATCCTGAGGTGGTGGGCAAAGACTATCGCGGTGACATCACCGAGGGAAAGCGTACCTTCTGCGCCCTCTGGGCCATCTCTCAGGGCACCCAAGAGCAACGGGAGAGTTTGGTATCCATCCTCTCCTCTCATACTGCCGACCCTGCCCAGCTGGAAGAAGCGGTGCACATCATGGAAGAGGCCGGCGCCATTCGACGTGCCAGCCAAACGGCACAAGACTACGCCCAGCGTGCCCAAAAGCGCCTCGAAGGCCTGGATTTGGCAGACACCCCAGCCAAGAAAGCCCTTCTGGCCATGCCCAGCTTTTTCGTAGACCGCAAGATCTAA
- the galE gene encoding UDP-glucose 4-epimerase GalE, with protein sequence MEAKKPEDTCVLVTGGAGFIGSHTCIDLLENGYQVVVVDDLSNSNPKVFDRMRQIVGDKAFERLSFHQVNICDRAALEEVFANYDVDRVIHFAGFKAVGESVAKPLEYYSNNIGGTLTLCEVMRNAGCKAIIFSSSATVYGDPDSLPLTEQSPKKPAINPYGWSKWMIEQILTDLHTADPEWDVVLLRYFNPIGAHPSGLIGEDPKGIPNNLVPYVAQTAVGKREAVHVFGDDYPTPDGTGVRDYIHVSDLASGHVAALAWMNGKTGVEIFNLGTGVGSSVLDVIHEFSRACGHEIPYVIDPRRDGDVAENYANCDKAAREMGWHAKNNLADMCRDSWNWQSKNPDGLGE encoded by the coding sequence ATGGAAGCCAAGAAGCCCGAGGACACTTGCGTCCTCGTCACCGGTGGCGCCGGTTTTATCGGCAGCCATACCTGCATCGACCTGCTTGAGAACGGCTACCAGGTAGTCGTGGTGGACGATCTGTCCAACTCCAACCCCAAGGTGTTCGACCGCATGCGCCAGATCGTGGGCGACAAAGCCTTCGAGCGCCTGAGCTTTCACCAGGTGAACATCTGCGACCGCGCCGCCCTCGAAGAGGTCTTCGCCAACTACGACGTCGACCGCGTGATCCACTTCGCCGGCTTCAAGGCCGTGGGCGAATCTGTGGCAAAGCCGCTGGAGTACTATTCCAACAACATTGGGGGCACCCTCACCCTGTGCGAGGTCATGCGCAACGCCGGCTGCAAGGCCATCATCTTCTCCAGCTCGGCCACGGTCTACGGCGACCCCGACAGCCTCCCCCTCACCGAGCAGTCCCCCAAGAAGCCTGCCATCAACCCCTACGGCTGGTCCAAGTGGATGATCGAGCAGATCTTGACCGACCTCCACACTGCCGACCCCGAGTGGGACGTCGTCCTGCTTCGCTACTTCAACCCCATCGGCGCCCATCCTTCAGGGCTCATCGGCGAGGACCCCAAAGGCATCCCCAACAACCTGGTGCCCTACGTGGCCCAGACGGCCGTTGGCAAGCGCGAGGCCGTGCATGTCTTTGGCGACGATTACCCCACCCCCGACGGCACCGGCGTTCGCGACTACATTCACGTAAGCGACCTGGCCTCGGGCCACGTCGCCGCCCTGGCTTGGATGAACGGCAAGACCGGTGTAGAGATCTTCAATCTGGGCACCGGTGTGGGCTCCTCGGTCCTCGACGTGATCCACGAGTTCTCCCGCGCCTGCGGCCACGAGATCCCTTATGTCATCGATCCTCGTCGAGACGGCGACGTTGCCGAGAATTACGCCAACTGCGACAAGGCAGCCCGCGAGATGGGTTGGCACGCCAAGAACAACCTGGCCGACATGTGCCGCGACTCTTGGAACTGGCAGTCCAAAAACCCCGATGGGCTGGGAGAGTAG
- a CDS encoding coiled-coil domain-containing protein, whose protein sequence is MSHTLSDGSGRQPFYHRPAGDRSAIFSPMNQNSTLSRRGLLKATAGIGALGAASALTPSLAFARPSASQSTLDALASAQEQLDQVQGQLDQLGEEYEAIAEKLSATMDQIEEVNGQISETETTIAQKEEELAAKKEVLARRVNASYKAGDSNLLEVLLASSSFDELTSNIYYMNKVTQNDVSLIDSVTQAKEALARTKAELESRKSQLEELKAQQGDDLAAAQAKQQEAQQLLDSLSGEVRDLMAQRDAEILASAEEEKAEREKARAAAAAAAAAASRPAASGAGGATSNAAGSASGKGAAIVAACSRVGSPGGGLCAMWVSQVYQAAGCGYPGGNAVDQYYAYCSSSDRSTLQPGMLIAVPSHPHTAAGRIYGHVGIYIGGGLVMDNVGYIRTISLDSWISYYESGGVRARWGFA, encoded by the coding sequence ATGTCGCACACGCTTTCTGACGGCTCCGGCCGTCAACCGTTTTACCATCGTCCTGCCGGAGATAGGTCCGCTATTTTTTCTCCTATGAATCAAAACTCAACCCTTTCACGCCGTGGCCTCCTCAAGGCGACGGCCGGTATTGGCGCCCTTGGCGCAGCTTCCGCGCTCACTCCTTCCCTCGCTTTCGCACGGCCTTCGGCCTCTCAATCCACCTTGGACGCGTTGGCCTCAGCTCAAGAGCAGCTGGACCAAGTTCAGGGGCAGCTCGACCAGCTAGGCGAGGAATACGAAGCCATTGCCGAGAAGCTCTCGGCCACCATGGACCAAATCGAAGAGGTCAATGGCCAGATCTCTGAGACCGAGACCACCATCGCCCAAAAAGAGGAGGAGCTCGCAGCCAAAAAAGAGGTGCTGGCTCGCCGCGTCAACGCCAGTTACAAAGCCGGCGACTCCAACCTCTTGGAGGTGCTTCTCGCCTCCTCCAGCTTTGATGAGCTGACCTCGAACATCTATTACATGAACAAGGTGACGCAAAACGACGTCTCCTTGATCGACTCTGTGACCCAGGCCAAAGAGGCTCTGGCCCGCACCAAGGCCGAGCTGGAGAGCCGCAAGAGCCAGCTAGAAGAGCTCAAAGCCCAGCAGGGCGACGATCTTGCCGCCGCCCAGGCCAAGCAGCAGGAGGCCCAGCAGCTCTTAGACAGCCTCTCTGGCGAGGTCCGCGACCTCATGGCCCAGCGCGACGCAGAGATCTTGGCCTCAGCAGAAGAGGAGAAGGCAGAGCGCGAGAAGGCCCGAGCAGCAGCGGCCGCGGCCGCTGCTGCGGCCAGCCGTCCAGCCGCTTCTGGGGCCGGCGGCGCCACTTCGAATGCCGCAGGCTCTGCCTCTGGCAAAGGCGCGGCCATCGTGGCCGCCTGCTCCCGGGTTGGCTCCCCTGGCGGCGGTCTGTGCGCCATGTGGGTGAGCCAGGTCTACCAGGCAGCCGGCTGCGGATACCCTGGCGGCAACGCCGTGGACCAGTACTATGCCTACTGCTCTAGCTCCGATCGCTCTACCCTTCAGCCCGGCATGCTCATCGCTGTGCCTTCCCACCCCCACACCGCTGCCGGCCGCATCTATGGCCACGTAGGCATCTACATTGGCGGCGGCCTGGTGATGGACAATGTAGGCTACATCCGTACCATCAGCCTGGACTCTTGGATCTCCTACTACGAGTCCGGCGGTGTGCGCGCTCGCTGGGGCTTCGCCTAA